The segment CGACACATTGTTTGTACACCAACTCCAAGGAAATCTCGAGTTTGCCCTCCTTCTAATACATCCCCATTCTCAACTCTTCTACGCTTCAAAGGGTAATTCTGTAATTCATCTATCCTCGAAACGACCGTAACACTATTTCTAGGGTTCAGGGTCTCGTGATCAAGACCATTGTTACTCATCAAACCAACACTGTTCGATCCAAACAAAGCGAAGAACTTGTCACTGCCACCATCTTCTACAATCTGCCTCTGGTCCGAGATTTTCGACGTAAAATTCTGAAGAAACGCTGACTGGTCGTTGGTGATCGTCGGAGTAGAAGAAGTCGCGCCCATTTGAGCCGCTTTTTGAAGTAACGCAGTTGCCGACATATTTGCAACCGCCGCAACAGCTGCATTTGCGTCTTGTCTGATCTGGTCGACGTTGCTAAAAAGAGAAGGCACGGAAAGAGAGGTAACCGCGTTTGCGTTTTCATTATGGGCAAAGTTATTGATATTTTCATGTGTGATGAGTGAATCGCTTAACTCGCCGCTATTATTTGCGTTTCCAAAAACCCAATTATAATCCTCTTGCGGTGATTGCGGCTGCGTACAGTCCTCGTTGCTCACCTGATGATGATTGACATTTCCTCCCATCCATAGGGAGAGCGAAGAAGCAGGTTTCATGGCGTCTTGATGATGAAGCTGATCGAAGGTGGTGGTTGTTGTGATGGGGAAATGGTGGTGGTGATGTTGCGGTGCTCCAAATGGAAACGACGGTGGTGGTGATTGTGGTGACTGTGGTGATGGGATGAGTGTGCCCATAAGATAATGGTAATTAAGATTATTACCGGTGAGGCTTTTGAGATGAGAAGCTGCGTTTAGCCTAGCGGTTTCTTCTGCTAAGGCGTCACAAAATGCTCTATGTGTAATGAAACTGTCTCTcctgttttgaaaaaaattaattaacaagACAGCAATTAATCGAATATTGTAATCCAAGAAACTGTCTTATTCAAGAAAACATTCAGAAACTCTTCGAGTTATTTAGTTATAGACCCTACGAGTGCTACTACCAACAagtcaaacaacaacaaaataatcttatcttagttttttttttgaactgatttTTAATAATCTTAACTTAGTTATATACAAACaacataataaaacaaatttaatttgtCTGTATACATAGTCTAAAAATATtgtagaacatatatatatacttgaaGTAAAAGATTGTTTCGGTTTTGTTGCCATTTATCAGAGTATCTACCGGGTATATGTTTAGTTTGACTTCgttataagaaaagaaaaatgctAACTCAAACATGATCAATTAAATATACTAATTACACAGTTAATCAAATGTTTGAACGAAAATTTATCATGTTATCCCCTTAATACCAAGTTATAATACTGAAATGAGCTATGTAATATTCAATACCTGGAGAAAATAGTACCACAGTCACATCTATACTCTCTAGTCCCACAAGTCTTTGAATGAGCCTTCCAATCTGATTGGACTGCATATCTCTTGGAGCATTTCCCACACTTCCACTTCTTCTCGCCATGTTTACGACAAAAGTGTTTCTTGATTCCGGTAAGGTCCCCGAGTGCTCTTGTTGGATTGTGATGGACGCAGCTCCTCTCAGGACACACATACACTCGTTTCCTTATTTCTTTGCTTGTCCTCTGCTTTAGCTTCCATGGGAGGTTGTGTCCTCTACGGTGAAGCTGTAGATTCTGGTCTCTCTGAAAACCTTTTCCACATATCTCGCAGAGGAAACGGTTTGTGGCCATAAGTGTCTTTGGAGATAGAGCTATGACTTCAGCTTCTGGATCTGTAGAGATCgaattaattaatcaatatttgTGATCTTGATAATAGATTATACGAAAGAATGCATGAAATTTTGTAGTTCAAGATGGAAGAAGAAAATAGATCAAGAA is part of the Raphanus sativus cultivar WK10039 chromosome 5, ASM80110v3, whole genome shotgun sequence genome and harbors:
- the LOC108861189 gene encoding zinc finger protein MAGPIE-like; amino-acid sequence: MTAEEQTIISSSGGYVQSLSATDHVDHRHEPEPFNPPLAKRKRNLPGNPDPEAEVIALSPKTLMATNRFLCEICGKGFQRDQNLQLHRRGHNLPWKLKQRTSKEIRKRVYVCPERSCVHHNPTRALGDLTGIKKHFCRKHGEKKWKCGKCSKRYAVQSDWKAHSKTCGTREYRCDCGTIFSRRDSFITHRAFCDALAEETARLNAASHLKSLTGNNLNYHYLMGTLIPSPQSPQSPPPSFPFGAPQHHHHHFPITTTTTFDQLHHQDAMKPASSLSLWMGGNVNHHQVSNEDCTQPQSPQEDYNWVFGNANNSGELSDSLITHENINNFAHNENANAVTSLSVPSLFSNVDQIRQDANAAVAAVANMSATALLQKAAQMGATSSTPTITNDQSAFLQNFTSKISDQRQIVEDGGSDKFFALFGSNSVGLMSNNGLDHETLNPRNSVTVVSRIDELQNYPLKRRRVENGDVLEGGQTRDFLGVGVQTMCRSSSINGWI